From one Trifolium pratense cultivar HEN17-A07 linkage group LG1, ARS_RC_1.1, whole genome shotgun sequence genomic stretch:
- the LOC123908085 gene encoding uncharacterized protein LOC123908085 isoform X2, which produces MAISSGTGNHQEQHAHGNLGPGIYWTPEEQATLEDLLTKYASISNIALRYARIVPALNDKSVRDVALRVRWMNVNKKVDIRRRKDGHNLARKSKGFQVNNDA; this is translated from the exons ATGGCGATTTCATCTGGGACTGGTAACCATCAAGAACAACATGCTCATGGCAATTTGGGTCCTGGTATATATTGGACCCCCGAAGAACAAGCTACTCTTGAAGATTTACTCACAAA GTATGCCTCAATATCGAACATAGCATTACGTTATGCAAGGATAGTTCCAGCGCTAAATGATAAGAGCGTTAGGGATGTGGCACTGCGAGTCAGGTGGATGAACGTAAAC AAGAAAGTAGATATCAGGAGAAGGAAGGATGGTCACAATTTGGCACGAAAAAGTAAAG GTTTTCAGGTAAACAATGATGCTTAG
- the LOC123908085 gene encoding uncharacterized protein LOC123908085 isoform X3, with protein MAISSGTGNHQEQHAHGNLGPGIYWTPEEQATLEDLLTKYASISNIALRYARIVPALNDKSVRDVALRVRWMNVNKKVDIRRRKDGHNLARKSKGKKVFR; from the exons ATGGCGATTTCATCTGGGACTGGTAACCATCAAGAACAACATGCTCATGGCAATTTGGGTCCTGGTATATATTGGACCCCCGAAGAACAAGCTACTCTTGAAGATTTACTCACAAA GTATGCCTCAATATCGAACATAGCATTACGTTATGCAAGGATAGTTCCAGCGCTAAATGATAAGAGCGTTAGGGATGTGGCACTGCGAGTCAGGTGGATGAACGTAAAC AAGAAAGTAGATATCAGGAGAAGGAAGGATGGTCACAATTTGGCACGAAAAAGTAAAGGTAAAAAG GTTTTCAGGTAA
- the LOC123908085 gene encoding uncharacterized protein LOC123908085 isoform X1 — protein MAISSGTGNHQEQHAHGNLGPGIYWTPEEQATLEDLLTKYASISNIALRYARIVPALNDKSVRDVALRVRWMNVNKKVDIRRRKDGHNLARKSKGKKMLTKSQERVSDPAAKSSQFSAARPNVPPYAQPMIPID, from the exons ATGGCGATTTCATCTGGGACTGGTAACCATCAAGAACAACATGCTCATGGCAATTTGGGTCCTGGTATATATTGGACCCCCGAAGAACAAGCTACTCTTGAAGATTTACTCACAAA GTATGCCTCAATATCGAACATAGCATTACGTTATGCAAGGATAGTTCCAGCGCTAAATGATAAGAGCGTTAGGGATGTGGCACTGCGAGTCAGGTGGATGAACGTAAAC AAGAAAGTAGATATCAGGAGAAGGAAGGATGGTCACAATTTGGCACGAAAAAGTAAAGGTAAAAAG ATGCTTACCAAAAGCCAGGAAAGGGTGTCTGACCCTGCAGCAAAATCATCTCAATTTTCTGCTGCTCGACCCAATGTCCCTCCATATGCGCAACCAATGATTCCAATTGACTAA